In the Candidatus Nitrospira nitrosa genome, one interval contains:
- a CDS encoding glycosyltransferase, producing the protein MPAKVMLLAIGLGVGGTETHILELASRLDRSRFTVTVCTFKPGGIMAQELQKRGVRVLSLDGAGKLDARVILRLFKLLRVEQPDVVQAFLFWANAAARACGRILRAFPVISSYHDEIVSEGWWVRLVDRLTLNWTDRIVCCSGAVSRSVVSRIGGQIEHCDIIPFGVNTDQFEPTAAATRRELGLRDDGAVIGTVCRLVEPKKGLRSLLQAMAELARRYGQPPCQLLIVGDGPSRHELEVLREQLGLCSWVVFTGSRRDIPRVLHALDAFVLPSLYEGFGIAILEAMAAGKPVIATAVGGIPEFVLPDETGLLVEPGNVDALADAIDRLLRDPQLAHTMGTKGKMRARESYHISKVVRQHEEVYAACLAQTSCGSV; encoded by the coding sequence ATGCCTGCTAAGGTCATGTTATTGGCAATTGGCCTTGGAGTTGGAGGGACGGAGACCCATATTCTGGAGTTGGCCTCCCGACTGGATCGCTCACGATTTACGGTCACGGTCTGCACCTTCAAACCTGGCGGGATCATGGCGCAGGAACTCCAAAAGAGAGGAGTCCGGGTTCTATCCTTGGACGGTGCCGGGAAACTCGATGCCCGCGTCATCTTAAGATTGTTCAAGCTTCTTCGAGTCGAACAACCGGATGTCGTACAGGCATTTCTCTTCTGGGCGAATGCCGCTGCCCGTGCGTGCGGGCGAATTTTGCGGGCATTTCCAGTTATTTCGTCATATCATGATGAAATCGTCAGTGAAGGATGGTGGGTACGCTTGGTGGATCGACTCACGCTCAATTGGACTGACCGCATCGTCTGCTGCTCTGGCGCAGTCAGTCGATCGGTCGTCTCTCGGATTGGTGGACAAATCGAACACTGTGACATTATCCCCTTCGGCGTGAACACCGATCAGTTTGAGCCTACCGCAGCGGCGACAAGGCGCGAACTCGGGCTTCGAGATGACGGAGCAGTGATCGGAACAGTCTGCCGTCTCGTCGAACCCAAAAAGGGGCTCAGAAGCCTCCTACAAGCAATGGCCGAGTTGGCCAGACGGTATGGGCAACCTCCCTGTCAATTATTGATAGTCGGAGACGGGCCATCACGTCACGAATTAGAAGTGCTGCGTGAACAATTGGGGCTGTGCTCCTGGGTCGTGTTTACAGGGTCCAGACGGGATATCCCTCGCGTGCTGCACGCGTTGGACGCCTTCGTGCTTCCATCGTTGTACGAAGGGTTCGGCATTGCGATTCTCGAAGCGATGGCAGCGGGAAAGCCGGTGATTGCAACCGCCGTAGGAGGAATCCCCGAATTTGTCCTGCCAGACGAAACTGGGCTGTTAGTCGAGCCTGGAAATGTTGACGCGTTGGCTGACGCGATCGATCGGCTCTTGCGTGACCCACAGCTGGCTCACACCATGGGGACCAAGGGGAAGATGAGAGCACGAGAGAGCTATCACATCTCGAAGGTCGTACGACAACATGAGGAGGTCTATGCAGCGTGCCTTGCTCAAACTTCGTGTGGCAGCGTGTGA
- a CDS encoding glycosyltransferase produces the protein MRILQVSTYDQGGGAESIARRLFEHYRRRGHDSTLIVGEKVGNDPQVISLSGAEAHLADGASLAHFSRWLAAYEGRLRGVWRMRRWLEAYVAHPGNWWETCAGRDHFTFPETWKLLSRLPDRPDILHCHNLHGGWLSRGGYFDLRALPELSRNIPTIMTLHDTWMLSGHCAYTLGCDRWKTGCGQCPDLSIYPAISRDNTADNWRRKRDIYAASRFYVATPSRWLLRQVEQSIVAPAIVQGRVIPNGVDLTHFRPGSKQAARASRGLSQEAAILLFVANKARSNIFKDYRTVERCAVATAAAYHQRRVILLVLGEEGEPVIFENGEIRFIEFEKDVNTLAQYYQAADVYVHAAKSDTFPNTVLEALACGLPVVATAVDGIPEQIDENRSGFLVQAGESDAMANRVIHLLTSEQIRTSMGTAAAEIASRSFGIQRQVQAYLDWYGQILSSSQLAGKTAHAC, from the coding sequence ATGCGGATACTCCAGGTCAGCACGTACGATCAGGGAGGTGGTGCCGAATCCATTGCCCGACGGCTCTTTGAGCACTATCGGCGCCGAGGACATGACTCCACCTTGATCGTCGGTGAAAAGGTGGGCAATGATCCTCAGGTCATTTCTCTCTCCGGGGCCGAAGCCCATCTTGCAGACGGTGCCTCTCTTGCCCATTTCAGTCGATGGCTTGCAGCGTATGAAGGACGTCTTCGTGGCGTCTGGAGAATGCGTCGGTGGCTTGAAGCGTATGTGGCACACCCAGGTAACTGGTGGGAGACCTGTGCAGGGAGAGACCACTTCACCTTTCCTGAAACTTGGAAACTCCTCAGTCGTTTGCCCGACCGCCCGGACATCCTTCATTGCCATAACCTGCACGGCGGGTGGCTCTCACGTGGCGGTTACTTTGATTTGAGAGCGTTGCCCGAACTCAGCCGGAACATTCCAACCATCATGACCTTACATGATACCTGGATGCTGAGCGGACATTGTGCATATACCCTTGGATGTGACCGCTGGAAAACAGGGTGCGGGCAGTGCCCTGATCTTTCAATCTACCCGGCAATCTCACGAGATAACACGGCCGATAACTGGCGGCGCAAGCGAGATATCTATGCGGCCAGCCGGTTCTACGTTGCGACCCCCTCACGATGGCTGTTGCGTCAAGTGGAACAATCCATCGTGGCACCCGCAATCGTTCAGGGCCGCGTCATTCCGAACGGAGTTGACCTTACTCATTTTCGTCCCGGTTCCAAACAGGCAGCACGGGCGTCACGTGGCCTCTCACAAGAGGCAGCGATCCTGCTCTTTGTCGCCAATAAGGCCAGAAGCAATATCTTCAAAGATTATCGAACGGTAGAACGCTGTGCCGTCGCAACCGCGGCCGCCTATCACCAGCGCAGGGTGATCTTGCTGGTCCTAGGGGAGGAAGGGGAGCCGGTTATCTTCGAAAACGGCGAGATCCGATTTATTGAGTTTGAGAAAGATGTGAACACGCTGGCTCAGTATTACCAAGCAGCAGATGTCTATGTACATGCGGCCAAGTCCGATACGTTTCCCAACACCGTACTTGAAGCACTGGCCTGCGGCCTTCCGGTTGTCGCCACCGCAGTCGATGGCATTCCTGAACAGATAGATGAGAATCGTTCCGGATTCTTAGTTCAGGCCGGAGAGTCTGACGCCATGGCCAATCGCGTGATTCATCTGCTTACGAGCGAACAGATACGAACCTCCATGGGGACAGCCGCTGCAGAAATCGCATCACGCTCGTTCGGTATTCAAAGGCAGGTGCAAGCGTATTTGGATTGGTATGGCCAGATTCTCTCCTCCTCACAACTAGCCGGCAAAACCGCTCATGCCTGCTAA
- a CDS encoding glycosyltransferase family 2 protein → MHTSPLKISIVTPSFNQVSFLHETIDSVLSQRDPNCEYVIIDGGSTDGSVDLIKQHAGRLRYWISEPDQGPYDAINKGFSHTTGDIMAWINSDDKYTPWAFSVVRDIFTQFPEIQWLSTVQALGWNAKGQATSINFGGGFNRTSFLKGGNLPTKGSFQRRFIQQESTFWRRSLWEQAGGRLDTTFHLAADFELWARFYQHSELYGVMVPLGGFRSHGNQRSVLHAQEYLAEAEMILKQNGGSPCPCPEAVLRGVLWKTCRYLSLKPIPEWVRMVAQWSGLTFPSKVIVWGGTEWRMISGFVV, encoded by the coding sequence GTGCACACATCGCCCTTGAAAATATCGATCGTCACGCCATCCTTTAATCAAGTCTCGTTTCTTCACGAAACGATCGACTCTGTGTTGTCACAGCGAGACCCCAACTGTGAGTATGTCATTATCGACGGGGGGTCGACCGACGGCAGTGTTGATCTGATCAAACAGCATGCCGGACGATTGAGGTATTGGATCAGTGAGCCTGATCAAGGGCCCTATGATGCAATCAATAAAGGCTTTTCCCATACGACGGGAGACATTATGGCCTGGATCAATAGCGACGATAAATATACCCCATGGGCCTTTTCCGTCGTACGGGACATCTTCACACAGTTTCCTGAAATCCAGTGGCTCAGTACGGTACAGGCACTCGGATGGAATGCAAAAGGGCAGGCCACATCCATCAATTTCGGCGGAGGATTCAATCGGACCTCCTTCTTGAAAGGAGGCAATCTCCCGACAAAAGGATCATTTCAACGGCGTTTTATTCAACAGGAATCAACATTCTGGCGACGATCACTATGGGAACAGGCCGGTGGGCGATTGGACACCACCTTTCACCTGGCTGCCGACTTTGAACTATGGGCCAGATTTTACCAGCATAGTGAACTCTATGGAGTCATGGTCCCATTGGGTGGCTTTCGGTCTCATGGGAATCAGCGATCGGTCTTGCATGCACAAGAATACCTCGCCGAAGCTGAAATGATTTTAAAGCAGAATGGGGGTAGCCCCTGTCCCTGTCCTGAGGCGGTTCTGCGAGGAGTACTGTGGAAAACCTGCCGGTACCTGTCGCTGAAGCCAATACCGGAATGGGTTCGGATGGTGGCGCAATGGTCAGGACTGACCTTCCCTAGCAAAGTGATCGTCTGGGGCGGCACAGAATGGAGAATGATTTCTGGATTCGTGGTCTAG
- a CDS encoding FkbM family methyltransferase — MKRFLQRLFRRFGLEIHRREGRARTHLGPDRDSLEGVLRQIREAGFAPATVIDVGAAMGMFSRTCHAIFPQANYLLIEPLEEFVPSLRKVSRDIPGTRFKLAAATASGDSTTLNVHADLLGSSLYRETEEGSDVNGAPRQVQTIKLDQWVEEQGGMPPYLMKIDVQGAELDVLEGGQAILADTDVAILEVSLFRFFQRGPVFQEVLEYMKAKGFAPYDFLGLQYRPIDDALSQVDVVFVKEDGPLRTIHSYATPDQRKRQNQRFRSSVLSGVSNELACTHRP, encoded by the coding sequence ATGAAGCGATTCCTTCAGCGGCTCTTTCGACGATTTGGATTGGAAATTCACCGCCGTGAGGGTAGGGCTCGGACCCATCTTGGGCCGGATCGAGATTCCCTCGAAGGTGTGCTGCGACAAATTCGCGAAGCAGGATTCGCTCCAGCCACGGTCATTGACGTCGGAGCTGCCATGGGGATGTTTAGCCGTACCTGCCATGCGATATTCCCACAGGCCAACTATCTCCTCATTGAACCGCTTGAGGAATTCGTGCCGTCGCTGAGGAAGGTCTCAAGAGACATTCCTGGAACACGATTTAAACTCGCGGCTGCCACAGCCAGTGGAGATTCAACAACGCTCAACGTGCACGCTGACCTTCTCGGATCTTCCCTGTATCGCGAAACCGAGGAGGGGTCAGATGTCAACGGCGCACCACGACAGGTGCAGACGATCAAGCTTGATCAATGGGTAGAAGAGCAGGGTGGGATGCCACCCTATCTCATGAAAATCGATGTGCAGGGAGCTGAGCTCGATGTACTCGAAGGTGGACAAGCGATCCTAGCCGATACGGATGTCGCGATTCTGGAAGTTTCTCTGTTCAGGTTTTTTCAACGTGGGCCTGTCTTCCAGGAAGTTCTGGAGTATATGAAGGCCAAAGGATTTGCTCCTTATGACTTCCTTGGCCTTCAATACCGCCCCATTGATGATGCGCTGTCACAGGTTGATGTGGTGTTCGTGAAAGAGGATGGGCCACTCCGGACAATCCACTCCTATGCCACTCCTGATCAACGGAAGCGACAGAATCAGCGATTCCGTTCTTCCGTCTTAAGCGGAGTGTCGAATGAGCTCGCGTGCACACATCGCCCTTGA
- a CDS encoding class I SAM-dependent methyltransferase, with protein sequence MLVNLGCGSVWHPAWVNLDVRPVGPEVQSWDVENGLPFEDGSVDGCYASHLLEHLPIEGARRLLRECLRVLRSGGIVRLAVPDLEAIAREYLRVLAHARTGDPAAVKQYEWITLELLDQLVRVESGGEMGRYLRSLASQNVDYVASRIGCEAAPYFKQDGKNLGSSSQAHRNSSNNSTGQRFQHTFTALQERLVTGVCSLLVGRRGRSAVQEGLFRASGECHRWMYDQFSLKQLLEQCGFCDIRRCTAFDSRMVTFDSYNLDVVSGDVRKPDSLFMEAVRP encoded by the coding sequence ATGTTGGTCAATCTCGGCTGCGGTTCGGTCTGGCATCCAGCGTGGGTCAACCTGGACGTGCGTCCTGTGGGTCCGGAGGTCCAATCGTGGGATGTGGAGAACGGGCTTCCGTTCGAGGACGGGTCCGTTGACGGATGCTATGCCTCGCATCTTCTGGAACATCTTCCTATAGAGGGTGCTCGAAGATTGTTGCGGGAGTGTCTTCGCGTGCTTCGCTCAGGTGGGATCGTTCGATTGGCCGTCCCAGACCTTGAGGCCATCGCAAGAGAATACCTCCGTGTGCTGGCCCACGCACGGACGGGAGATCCGGCTGCAGTGAAACAGTATGAATGGATCACGCTTGAGTTACTGGACCAACTGGTACGTGTGGAGTCCGGCGGTGAGATGGGACGATACCTCCGGAGCCTGGCCTCACAGAACGTCGATTATGTCGCATCGCGAATCGGATGCGAAGCTGCTCCCTATTTCAAGCAGGATGGCAAGAACCTCGGTTCTTCAAGTCAGGCACATCGCAATTCATCGAATAACTCAACCGGCCAACGGTTTCAGCATACATTCACGGCGCTCCAAGAACGGCTCGTGACAGGAGTCTGCAGCCTCCTGGTCGGGCGACGTGGGCGCTCGGCAGTCCAGGAAGGGTTGTTTCGGGCATCCGGTGAATGTCATCGATGGATGTACGACCAGTTCTCACTGAAGCAATTACTCGAACAGTGTGGGTTTTGCGACATCCGACGCTGCACGGCTTTTGACAGTCGCATGGTCACATTTGATTCCTACAACTTGGATGTGGTGAGCGGGGATGTGCGAAAACCTGATTCACTGTTTATGGAAGCGGTCCGACCATAA
- a CDS encoding TylF/MycF/NovP-related O-methyltransferase, which yields MLGKLVAPLHALVEQWNANRRHSAGHETCPALQYRQQGDDETVQFVQPYTMTSPERIRALCSAVRYIEQTGLEGAVVECGVWRGGSMMAVARTLMNSGGLARELYLFDTFEGMTEPGPLDISLKGDIAETLLKQSARTEEDMVWCYAPMGRVVESLALTKYPESHIHCVPGPVEQTLTVSPPQHIALLRLDTDWYASTKHELDVLFPKLCPGGVLIIDDYGHWKGARRAVDEYLHEHQIKMPLHAIDYTGRIGVKPL from the coding sequence GTGTTGGGTAAACTGGTTGCCCCTCTGCATGCTCTAGTAGAGCAGTGGAATGCGAACCGCCGACACAGCGCGGGCCACGAAACCTGTCCTGCACTTCAATACAGGCAGCAGGGCGACGACGAAACGGTTCAATTCGTCCAGCCCTATACCATGACGTCTCCGGAGCGGATTCGTGCGCTCTGTTCAGCCGTCAGATACATTGAACAGACAGGGCTCGAAGGGGCCGTAGTTGAATGCGGCGTCTGGCGCGGGGGAAGTATGATGGCGGTTGCACGAACGCTCATGAACTCCGGAGGACTCGCACGGGAGCTGTACCTCTTCGACACCTTCGAGGGAATGACCGAACCAGGACCTCTCGACATCTCCTTGAAGGGAGATATCGCAGAAACACTGCTGAAGCAATCGGCTCGAACCGAAGAGGACATGGTGTGGTGCTATGCACCAATGGGGCGAGTTGTTGAGTCCCTCGCCCTGACGAAATACCCTGAATCACATATCCATTGTGTTCCTGGACCGGTTGAACAGACCTTGACTGTCTCTCCCCCTCAACACATCGCGCTCTTGCGGCTAGACACAGACTGGTATGCATCGACCAAACATGAATTGGACGTCCTCTTTCCAAAACTCTGTCCAGGCGGAGTGTTGATTATCGACGATTATGGTCACTGGAAGGGTGCCCGCCGAGCCGTTGACGAATATCTACATGAACACCAGATCAAGATGCCCCTCCACGCAATCGACTATACGGGTCGAATCGGAGTGAAGCCATTGTGA
- a CDS encoding class I SAM-dependent methyltransferase — translation MPTHRWLQQEFTYGYNSGNVLSWIPGRVRFSEERRSGGSYRQVFNKALRPYLNPGSRVFELGPGRGSWSRAILRFIPHGELHTVDFQDVTPWLSPEDYTGQLTCHHVQDNSFRELPDEYFDIFWSFGVLCHNESASILDILRSARRTMKRGAVSIHQYGDWIKLERFGWSRGGVPLAFKSQSDRDIWWPRNDQQAMTKLATEAGWDVLCADLGLLQRDSLIVLRNP, via the coding sequence ATGCCAACGCATCGTTGGTTACAACAGGAATTCACCTACGGCTACAACAGTGGCAACGTGCTGTCGTGGATACCAGGAAGAGTCAGATTTTCAGAAGAACGGAGAAGCGGGGGATCGTATAGACAAGTCTTCAACAAGGCATTACGACCTTATCTCAATCCGGGCTCACGGGTATTCGAATTGGGACCGGGCAGGGGGTCATGGTCACGCGCGATTCTCAGGTTTATTCCTCATGGTGAACTGCACACCGTCGACTTCCAGGATGTCACCCCGTGGTTGAGCCCTGAAGACTATACCGGGCAACTCACCTGTCACCACGTCCAAGACAACAGTTTTAGAGAACTACCCGACGAGTACTTTGACATCTTCTGGTCATTCGGAGTGCTCTGTCATAATGAATCCGCTTCAATTCTAGACATTCTTCGTTCCGCTCGACGCACCATGAAGCGGGGTGCGGTCTCAATCCATCAATATGGTGATTGGATCAAATTGGAGCGCTTCGGCTGGAGTCGTGGGGGCGTTCCACTGGCGTTCAAGTCACAGAGCGACCGGGATATTTGGTGGCCACGCAATGATCAACAGGCCATGACGAAGCTCGCGACGGAAGCCGGTTGGGACGTGCTTTGCGCCGACCTAGGCCTCCTTCAGCGAGATTCCCTCATCGTTCTGCGTAACCCATAG
- a CDS encoding glycosyltransferase — protein sequence MTPAPIALFAYNRPTHLARTLDALRDNPLAHKSRLYVYSDGPKTPRDETVVTQVRQVIKKVDGFAAVTIHEQTDNIGLARSIIAGVSELSARYGSVIVLEDDLVVAPGFLTFMNQALKHYEHASRVMTVSGYLFPVEHPEHLTSTFFFPVPASWGWGTWHRAWKQFEPHAVQLLAGLSTKAEQDRFDVDGAYPYFTQLKLQAAGKLDVWGVRWYASMFAAQGLCLYPGQSLVQNIGMDGSGMHCNTSSQFDVRLSKSSAWHFSERIEESPMARDEIRSFFIRLGAQRQKSRIAELASRLRMMAGRMKQTVSSAIRQEK from the coding sequence ATGACCCCTGCGCCGATTGCGCTGTTTGCCTACAATCGACCAACACATCTAGCTCGTACGCTCGACGCATTACGAGATAATCCGTTGGCTCACAAGAGCCGGCTCTATGTCTATAGCGACGGTCCGAAGACTCCGCGTGACGAAACCGTTGTCACCCAGGTCCGACAAGTGATCAAGAAAGTCGACGGGTTTGCAGCGGTCACCATTCATGAACAGACAGACAATATCGGGTTGGCACGTTCGATCATTGCCGGTGTCAGCGAGTTATCCGCGCGGTACGGATCCGTCATCGTTCTGGAAGATGATCTCGTTGTGGCACCGGGATTTCTGACCTTTATGAATCAGGCGCTTAAGCACTATGAACATGCTTCACGAGTCATGACGGTATCAGGGTATCTCTTCCCCGTTGAACATCCTGAGCACCTTACCTCAACATTCTTTTTTCCTGTTCCGGCCAGTTGGGGATGGGGCACCTGGCATCGAGCATGGAAACAGTTCGAGCCTCACGCGGTTCAACTACTGGCTGGGTTGAGCACGAAAGCAGAGCAGGACCGCTTCGATGTGGATGGCGCCTATCCCTATTTCACACAGCTGAAGCTCCAGGCTGCTGGAAAACTGGACGTGTGGGGAGTTCGCTGGTATGCCAGCATGTTTGCGGCACAGGGACTCTGCCTCTACCCAGGGCAATCACTGGTGCAGAATATTGGGATGGATGGAAGCGGTATGCATTGCAACACATCATCACAGTTTGATGTACGGCTGAGCAAATCTTCGGCCTGGCACTTTTCGGAGCGCATCGAGGAATCGCCTATGGCGCGGGATGAAATTCGCTCGTTTTTTATCAGGTTAGGTGCTCAGAGGCAAAAGAGCAGGATAGCTGAATTGGCTTCGCGACTCCGCATGATGGCGGGTAGAATGAAGCAGACAGTCTCTTCTGCCATCAGGCAGGAGAAATAG
- the asnB gene encoding asparagine synthase (glutamine-hydrolyzing) produces MCGIAGIIAAEPLTPDHLSRVVDMSAVMVHRGPDGQGSFHDGPVALTMHRLSIIDLHGGQQPLFNEDDSLALIVNGEIYNHVELRDQLRSKGHRFRSGSDCEVIVHLYEQYGLDCVKHLRGMFAFALWDARLQRLMLARDRMGEKPLYLHIGPREIYFASELKGLLAAGCVPFALDPTAVNLYFHYGYVPEPMTPIQAVHKLPAAHILTIDAHSWEQKQWCYWHMEDVPARTDNPVDAIRHELETISSLIVRSDVPIGIALSGGLDSSAIAAMTSHRYPGVMQAFTVGYREESPFDERNAAKALAKHLNMPVHEVELCADDVALSFPELTYWLDDPIADISAFGYYAVMKAAKAHGVSVMLQGHGGDELFWGYPWVQEAVTQTTRKLRGQASGSFNFHDYLTLKSPDYWSLWELKEWLQSGAGLRPAWEAYLRDRSTPNEQVVFYDLTPDFQLARKGVGNLYTQTFLHQLQETAVYDVFRIPFPRPSIDIVLTQLICKTYLQENGIAQGDRLSMASSVELRLPFVDYRLVETVIGLRKASSDHTLPPKSWLRQALSTMVPEWVLNRPKRGFTPPLNEWHKAIFTAHGATLDDGFLVDAGVLKPSSARELSNGFYPAGAGAPLSFKALTLELWSRKLAAVTTQSQRSGPRTQLEQGKAA; encoded by the coding sequence ATGTGTGGAATAGCTGGAATAATCGCCGCAGAACCGCTGACACCAGACCACCTCTCCCGTGTCGTGGACATGAGTGCCGTCATGGTCCATCGAGGGCCTGACGGACAAGGCAGTTTCCATGATGGACCGGTCGCGTTGACCATGCACCGATTGAGTATCATCGATCTTCATGGAGGACAACAACCGCTTTTTAATGAGGACGACTCCCTGGCGCTGATCGTCAACGGAGAGATCTACAATCATGTTGAACTCCGCGATCAGCTCAGATCCAAAGGGCATCGCTTCCGATCTGGCAGTGACTGCGAAGTGATCGTACATCTCTACGAGCAATATGGCCTGGATTGCGTGAAGCACCTCAGAGGCATGTTCGCATTCGCCTTGTGGGACGCCCGTCTCCAACGGTTAATGTTGGCGCGTGATCGAATGGGGGAGAAGCCGCTCTATCTCCACATCGGACCACGCGAGATCTATTTTGCGTCCGAGCTCAAGGGACTCCTGGCCGCCGGCTGTGTCCCCTTTGCGCTGGATCCGACAGCGGTGAACCTTTACTTTCACTATGGGTATGTTCCTGAACCGATGACGCCGATACAAGCGGTGCACAAGTTGCCGGCAGCTCATATCCTGACAATCGATGCGCACAGTTGGGAACAGAAGCAGTGGTGCTACTGGCATATGGAGGATGTTCCTGCACGGACTGATAATCCTGTCGACGCCATCCGACATGAATTGGAGACGATTAGTTCACTCATCGTCCGTTCAGACGTTCCAATCGGAATTGCCTTGAGTGGCGGACTCGACTCGAGTGCCATTGCCGCGATGACCTCTCACCGATATCCCGGCGTGATGCAGGCATTCACCGTCGGCTATCGAGAAGAGAGCCCCTTCGACGAACGAAACGCCGCAAAGGCTCTTGCAAAACATCTCAACATGCCCGTTCACGAAGTCGAGCTGTGTGCCGATGATGTCGCACTATCCTTTCCTGAATTGACGTATTGGCTCGATGATCCGATCGCAGATATTTCCGCATTCGGCTACTACGCAGTCATGAAGGCGGCCAAAGCTCACGGAGTGTCGGTGATGCTTCAAGGACACGGAGGCGATGAACTGTTTTGGGGATACCCCTGGGTGCAGGAGGCGGTGACACAGACGACGCGAAAGTTGAGAGGACAGGCGTCAGGCTCCTTTAACTTCCATGACTACCTGACACTGAAGTCTCCTGACTATTGGTCGCTATGGGAGTTGAAGGAATGGCTACAATCTGGTGCGGGACTGCGCCCTGCATGGGAAGCCTATTTGCGCGACCGGTCCACTCCGAACGAACAGGTCGTGTTCTATGATCTCACACCAGATTTTCAACTGGCCCGCAAGGGAGTCGGCAACCTGTATACCCAGACGTTTCTTCACCAGTTGCAAGAGACAGCGGTGTACGATGTCTTTAGAATCCCGTTTCCTCGGCCCTCGATTGACATTGTCCTAACCCAGCTCATCTGCAAAACCTATTTGCAAGAGAATGGCATCGCCCAGGGAGACCGGCTCAGCATGGCCTCCTCTGTGGAGCTACGACTTCCATTCGTCGATTACCGACTAGTGGAAACCGTCATCGGATTGCGCAAGGCCTCATCCGATCACACGCTGCCCCCAAAGTCGTGGCTGCGTCAGGCCTTGAGCACCATGGTGCCCGAATGGGTATTGAACCGTCCAAAGAGAGGGTTTACGCCTCCCCTAAACGAATGGCACAAGGCAATCTTCACTGCTCACGGGGCGACACTTGACGACGGGTTCCTCGTCGATGCCGGTGTGCTGAAACCGTCGAGCGCACGAGAACTCTCCAACGGATTCTATCCGGCTGGAGCCGGAGCGCCGCTTTCGTTCAAAGCCCTCACGCTTGAACTCTGGAGCAGGAAGCTTGCCGCGGTGACAACACAATCACAGCGGTCTGGCCCACGCACGCAGCTTGAACAAGGGAAGGCTGCCTAG
- a CDS encoding glycosyltransferase family 2 protein: protein MAQTESLLMSVVLCTYNRCDLMSAALNSLCEQTLAPSLYEIIVVDNNSTDGTRQHVVEIGRQYPHVRYCFEPQQGLSHGRNTGFQSARGQYVAYVDDDCTVPREWLKVAQDVIAHVAPALFGGPYQPFYVSLKPKWYLDRYGTYDDGPVARILDQDEYLSGTNLFIRRSLLEQLGGFHTGVGMAGTRLGYGEETAFQRQVRHERQDEMIYYEPRLTVLHLVRSDKMQLSWCAKQMFISGRDWQRVLYETATERAHAIRSCLYGLRALLALVKDMAIGILARDRTRYPFIENYLYEVVFVHLQTLGSTYEQVTHRTH, encoded by the coding sequence GTGGCGCAAACTGAATCGTTACTGATGAGTGTGGTGCTCTGCACCTACAATCGTTGCGATCTCATGTCGGCTGCACTAAACAGTCTCTGTGAGCAGACCCTCGCACCATCGCTCTATGAAATCATAGTGGTCGACAATAATTCGACTGACGGAACAAGGCAACACGTCGTCGAGATAGGCCGACAGTATCCGCATGTTCGGTATTGCTTTGAGCCACAACAAGGACTCTCGCATGGACGCAATACCGGCTTCCAATCGGCTCGGGGCCAGTACGTCGCTTATGTCGACGACGACTGTACCGTACCACGAGAATGGTTGAAGGTCGCTCAGGATGTCATCGCGCACGTTGCACCCGCGCTCTTCGGAGGACCGTACCAACCATTTTACGTTTCACTGAAACCGAAGTGGTATTTGGATCGGTATGGGACATATGATGACGGACCCGTCGCTCGCATCCTCGACCAAGACGAATATCTGTCCGGCACAAATCTTTTCATTCGACGCTCCCTCTTAGAACAACTCGGCGGATTTCATACTGGGGTGGGGATGGCAGGAACCCGACTAGGATATGGTGAAGAAACTGCGTTTCAGCGGCAAGTTCGCCACGAACGTCAGGATGAGATGATCTACTACGAGCCTCGCCTTACCGTCTTGCATCTTGTACGATCGGACAAAATGCAGCTGAGTTGGTGTGCCAAACAAATGTTTATATCCGGACGAGATTGGCAACGGGTCTTGTATGAGACGGCGACCGAGCGAGCCCATGCCATTCGTTCCTGTCTTTACGGCCTTCGCGCGTTGCTCGCATTGGTCAAAGACATGGCAATCGGAATCTTGGCCAGAGACCGCACCAGATATCCATTCATAGAAAACTATCTTTATGAAGTGGTCTTTGTTCACCTCCAAACACTTGGCAGCACATACGAACAGGTCACTCATCGCACTCACTAA